Proteins co-encoded in one Octopus bimaculoides isolate UCB-OBI-ISO-001 chromosome 9, ASM119413v2, whole genome shotgun sequence genomic window:
- the LOC106879481 gene encoding small ubiquitin-related modifier gives MSDTVQQSTKPEGGDSSASDPEYIRLKVVGQDNTEIHFRVRMTTKMEKLKRSYSERQGVPVTSLRFLFDGRRINDDETPKQLEMEDDDVIEVYQEQTGGW, from the exons ATGTCAGACACTGTACAACAG AGCACGAAACCCGAAGGCGGGGATTCCTCTGCCAGTGACCCCGAATATATTCGATTGAAAGTAGTCGGTCAG gaCAACACAGAAATTCATTTTCGTGTAAGAATGACTACAAAGATGGAGAAGTTGAAACGATCATACAGTGAACGGCAG GGTGTTCCAGTGACTTCTTTGAGATTCTTATTTGATGGTCGaagaattaatgatgatgaaacacCAAAGCag cttGAAATGGAAGATGATGATGTGATAGAAGTGTACCAGGAACAAACTGGTGGTTGGTAG